In the Primulina tabacum isolate GXHZ01 chromosome 7, ASM2559414v2, whole genome shotgun sequence genome, ATCTTTAAAATTCCTACTAAAGTACATATTGCACCATCAAAACAGCAATCTCCAAGTCGTAAACTACATAAAATGTACACCTGGTCCAGTGTAATAGGCACCACTTTTGCACCACCTCTTACAGCTCCTTTTCTTGACCTCACCtgaataaaaacatttaaagaCTAAAATCAAGAGCAACCCAAGAATAAAACGAGTTCATTCAAGCAACATTATATACATCCCTATACGAATGACAATAAATTTGCAGAATAGTTTATGAACACTCTCGTAAAAGCAGACAAGCAGGGGAGCAAGTCACCTGCTCAAATGAAAAAGGAAAGCCAAAATTTTACCATAGTTTCGAACCCAAACCCAAAAAAATGGCTATCTCCGCCTATCATTGAATAAACAACAATGTCTACTACCCCTCGCATGCAACAAAAAATCCAAGATCTTATACCAGGAGCAAAAAGACGATCAATTTatcataattcaaaaataaCCTGAGCCAGGAAAGATTCCGCATCTTCCCGTCGAAAACAAAGCAATCCAATGGACTTAACACCCTCCGCATCAGATATCAGCACAAACTCATTGTTGGTGTTGCTCACAGTGTAAACTGAAGTTCCGGAAAGCCTTCTAGCCACGTGGTTCGAGTTGAGCGTAGCTTCCGAAGAGGAGTTTTGCTTGCCCTGTCGCTGAGACACGGAAGCGAAAGGCAAGGATACTGGCGGTAGCGGAAATGCCTGCGGCAAAGCTGCGGCCGCCAATTTTTTGGTATCTTCGAGTCGACTTACGAATTGCGAGCCTATTCTGTGCATGAAAGTGGACAGCGAGAGAAGAGGGTTCGGAGGTGTGCCCACCGTGGCAAGGTTTGATGTAGAAGAAGACTCCATGGTTGCTTGCGATTACAGATAATTTGGTGGGctaaataccatatttttagcGTATTGGGCTTTGGGGTAGTTTTGGCCCAATTCTGGCCCAAAAATACCTTTTAGTTGGTAAAGGCAATATGTAATTAGCAATATTATTTTCTCTTATTTTCGACGAAATTACGGGTGAAAAATAACCAatattcaaattaaaattttgtagattttacattaaaatataaattattttataaaaatactgTAAGTTGCATCTCCATTCAAAACATGTTATTATTGaggttttaatatatataatatataaatataaagtaTTCAAATACTTTGATAGTGGCCTAAGCTTCTTCGAACTGAATCAGATTCTATATATTTGCCAAAAATTGATAGGATAAGttccatataatatatatatatatatatatattaaaaaattgtgAGACAGATCATCTATTTGGCTCacccataaatttttttataataaatgtattatttattattgtaaatacgAACAATATTGATTCATCTCACGGATAAAAATATGTGAGAttatctcacaaaagacctaaaaatatatatctaaATTGTATTTCCAATATATGAGTGTCAACTCATTGTTGGCATGAAAATCAGCACGATGAGTGACAAATAATATGAGCAGCATATCAAAacgatatatatgtatgtatatatatacatgtatattcaaattttcataCGTAATTATCATATGGTAAGTTTTTTGTTAGATGGTCTCATATATCTATATAAATGAGATGAATTGAGCcgattaatatttttcatgtgtcATATCAGATATTTCTTTCACAAAATTGGCGAAattaaatttggaaatttttattattattccaaAGTCACATGAAGTTAAGCAACCAAATAATAAAGCTCATGTCAACAAGCCCAAAGATCAAAGAATGATTGGCCCATGTCAATTGAAGGAGTACTCAGTTCATTAGCTACATAGGGTTACGCATAGAATTTTCTAGAGTTGGATTCTGTTAGGTTTGTTACGATAGCTAAGGACACATGGCAACCATTGATCAGTGGTGTTTTGTATAAATTTGAACAATCTACAGTGTAAAGAGTGAGGAATACAATACAACAAAAACacgtttttcttcttcttcaagttggtatcagagcaataaaTGGCGGAAGCCAATTCAGAGTCCTCGACGGCCATTAATGGTGTTCCCACCAATCCTAACCTTCTCCTCATAAATCCAGCTAATCAAATGACCTCCGTCAAGCTAAATGATGATAATTATTTACTATGGAATCTGCAAGTTCTTGCTAGCATCCGGGGCTTGGGACTTGAAATATTTCTCCTTGAGGATCCTCCGGTTCCTTCACATCTTACGCCTTCAGCCATAGGAGAAGAAACAATCAATCCTCTATATATTACATGGTGTCGACAAGACCAACTTCTTTTCTCCTTTCTGCTAGCTTCCATGGCAGAAGGTGTTCAGGGACAAATGATTGGATGTGAAACCTCTTCTCAGCTATGGATGCGAGTCACACGTCTCTTTGCTTCAAGATCCAAAGCAAAAGTAATGCATTATAAACTCCAACTACAAACACTCAAGAAGGGAGGTATGAGCGTGAAAGACTATCTTAGCAAAATGAAAAATTACATGGATATACTTGCTGCCTGTGGTCATCCGGTTAAGGAAGAAGATCAAATTCTCTATGTTCTTGGAGGAGTGGGCATAGAGTATGACTCAGTGGTAGTACACATCACCTCTAGATCTGATAATCTTAATCTGTCTGATGTCAGTGCATTGTTACTTGCACATGAAGGGCGCATTGAGGCTTATAATCTCTACGGCAACAACACAGCTTCTGCTGTTAATGTCTCGACGCTTGCACCTCAAAGGAAGACAGAGAACTCTCAGTCCCAGTTCTTTCGAGGTGCATATCAACGAGGGAGAGCACGTGGCAGGAATATAAGAGGTGGAAAAAGATATTGGCAACCCAATCATGGGAAACCAGTGTGCCAAATCTGTGGGACAATTGGTCATGTAGCAGAAATATGCTATTATCGTTTCGATAAAGATTATGTTCCAAGAAGAGTAGCTCCTAGTCCACCATATCAGCAAAGAGATAATGGCTCTACCTCACAGTTTCCAGCAGCAGCTTTTACCACCACAGGTACAGCCTCTGAACATCCCACTAAAGATTGGTGGTTTCCGGACTCATGGGCTTCTCACCATGTTACCAATGAACTTGGCAATCTCTCCCTTGGCTAAGAATATTCAGGAAGTGGTAAGGTTCAAATGGGAAATGGAACAGGTTTGTGTATCTCTCATCTTGGACACTCTAAGTTTCTTTCATCCTCTCCCCCTCGTTCATTCCTATTATCCAATCTCCTTCGTGTACCACAAATCACCCGAAATCTCCTCAGTGTCAGCAAATTCGCGCAAGATAATCAAGTGTTCTTTGAATTTCACCCACATTTTTGCCTTGTGAAGGATCTAGTGTCGCGGGAAGTTCTTCTCAAAGGGAATTTGCATGATGGTTTGTACAAGTTCAGTCTGGGAAAGCTTCTCCCTCCAGTATTTCCCGCACAGTGTCTCAACTCTACTTTATCCTCTACCAACAAGGATCCACACTAGACATCTGCCAAGGGATCTTCTCATCTATTAGATCAATGGCATTTTAGACTAGGTCATCCAAGTTTACCTACTATTAAGCATATTTTGTCCTCTTGTAATATTCTGATTCCACGAAATGAATATATGAGTTTTTGCTCTGCCTGTGCACTTGGGAAAAGTCATCAACTACCATTTACTTCCTCTTTAACTCGATACTCTGAACCTTTTGAACTTATATATGCTGATGTCTGGGGTCCAGCCCACACCACATCTCGTAATGGCTTTAAATATTACCTAAGTTTTGTTGATGCATACAGCAGATACACTTGGATTTATCTTCTCAAATTAAAATCCGATGTTTATCAATGTTCATTCTGTTTAAGAAATATGTTGAGGTTCagtttaagaaaaatattaaagttcTTCAAACAGATTCTGGCGGAGAGTTTCGATCGCTCTCCCATTTTCTCCATGATCAAGGGATGGTTCATCGGTTCTCTTGCCCACATACCTCTCAACAAAATGGTGTGATAGAACGCAAACATCGTCACATCGTTGAAATAGGACTTTCTTTACTTGCTCATGCTTCCATGCCTCTCAAATTCTGGGAAGATGCTTTTCTCACTGTTGTACATCTCATAAATCGACTTCCCACTGCAGGTACTCAAGGTCATATCCCTCTTACACTCCTATATAATCAAACCCCTGACTTTGCATCTCTTAGGGTCTTTGGGTGCCTTTGTTTTCCGTGTCTAAGACCTTATAACAACCATAAACTTCAGTTCAGGTCTACACCCTGTACATTTCTTGGTTACACTAGCACTCATAAAGGGTATGTTTGTCTAAGTCAAGAGGGTCGTGTTTATATCTCGCGCAATGTTACATTTAATGAGCATATATTCCCCTACATTGACAAGTCTAAATGTCACGAGGTTCCAGAATCAGCCTCTGAATATGTCTCCCTTTACTTACCACAATCTGCTACTTTTCCTGCACCACAAACATCAAATCCTCCTGAATCCCCTCCCATTCCCACCTCTATTCCCAGTAATACCTCACCTTGTTCTTCTCCTGAGGATCGCACATTTACTGTTCCTGCTTCCATGAATCTGCATCCGATGACTACTCGCTCCAAGGCTGGGATTTTCAAGCCAAAAGCAATGCTGGCAGATTTTTCATTACGTCGGGAACCCTTGAATTTTCAGGAGGCTCAGGTTTCTAAAGAATGATGTCAAGCTATGGACAGTGAGTTTCAAGCATTGCAGCTTAATAATACATGGTCCCTAGTTGTTCCTCCGGCCAATGCACCTATCATTGGATGCAAATGGGTTTTTAAACTCAAAACTAATCCCGATGGAACCATTGCTCGACACAAAGCTCGTcttgtagcaaaaggatatTCACAAACTCCGGGATTGGACTATAATGAGACGTTTAGCCCGGTTGTTAAGCCCACAACAATTAGAGTTGTACTTACAATTGTTATATCTAAGGGCTGGAGTGTTagataaattgatgttaataatGCATTTTTGCATGGACAACTTCATGAAGTGGTATATATGCATCAACCCCCTGGATTTAAGTCTCCAAATGCTAATTCAATGCTCGTCTACAGGCTGAACAAAGCGATTTATGGCCTCAAACAGGCTCTTCGCGCTTGGTTCGAAAAATTGAAGAATGCTCTTAAACTACTGGGGTTTTCTGAATCTCGGGCTGATGCTtctctttttgttcaatttagCTCAAGTTCTGTTACCTATGTTCTTGTCTATGTTGATGACGTGTTAATTACAGGGAGTTGCAATTCTCAAATTCAGAGCTTGATCACACAGTTACATAATCAATTCtctctcaaagattttggggaCTTGTCCTTCTTTCTAGGAATTGAAGTTCTCAAGAATACTACTGCCGATTGCTCTATATTTCTCAACCAAACAAAGTATGCACGAGATCTTCTTGCCAGAACCAAAATGGGCAAAGCCAAATCTTTACCCACTCCCATGGTTTCGAGTATGAAGTTGTCTGTCAATGAAGGTGATCCTTTTGAGGATGTAACCTTATATCGAAGCACAGTTGGAGCTTTGCAATATCTCACCATcacaagaccggacattgccTTTAGTGTCAACAAAGTATGTCAATTTATGCAAAGGCCTTTATACACCCATTGGAGAGCTGTCAAACGCATTCTAAGATATCTCATAGGCACTCTTGACTTAGGTATTCATATCAAACCTTCGTTCAGTCTGAATCTCGTTGGGTACTGTGACGCTGATTGGGGAAGTGATATTGATGATCGGAGATCAACTTCTGGATTTTGTTGGTTTCTTGGAAGCACTCCTATCTCCTGGAGTTCAAAAAAAGCAGGCAGTGGTTTTTCGGTCAAGCACTGAAGCGGAATATCGCAGCCTTGCTAATGCCACTTCTGAACTTCTTTGGATTCAGTCATTGCTGTCTGAACTTCACGTTTTATCGCCTGCTACTCCTGTCCTCTGGTGTGATAATCTCAGCACCATTGCGTTAAGCGCCAACCCAGTCCTTCATGCTCGCACCAAACATATTGAACTTGATATACATTTTGTTCGCGAAAAAGTGTTGTCCAAATCTCTGTGTGTTCGTCATGTTCCAGCCTTTGACCAAGTGGCAGACATCCTTACAAAACCATTATCAGCTATTTCGTTTCTCAGATTAAGGTCCAAGCTCAAAGTACAAGCTCAAAGTTGGTATCAACCCACTGTTGAGCTTGAGGGAGGAAGTTAAGCAACCAAATAATAAAGCCCATATCAACAAGCCCAAAGATCAAAGAATGATTGGCCCATGTCAATTGAAGGAGTACTCAGTTCATTAGCTACATAGGGTTACGCATAGAATTTTCTAGAGTTGGATTCTGTTAGGTTTGTTACGATAGCAAAGGACACATGACAACCATGGATCAGTGGTGTTTTGTATAAATTTGAACAATCTACAGTATAAAGAGTGATGAATACAATACAACAAAATCacgtttttcttcttcttcaagtCATGAGTCCACAATGATATTGCGATTGAAAAATAAATAGTGTGTGTGGGagtattattataagaaaatcgGGATGACTTAGGTATTCTAATAAATAGCTATTTTGTCAATATTAGGCCCAACTTTAATAATGTAGTATTCATATACTAAAAAATTGgtataaattcaaaataatcTATTGATAATCATTGAATATAATAGTCTCAACTATATTTGTAGAATAAGTTTCTAGTGCAACACGAAAGTAatatatttgacataaaaaataatatttgtgaTTCATATATTACACAatatattttgaacatagaaagtaatatttttcattcaaatcaAAATACATTACACAATATTTCTTCATAATACAACTAACAAAAAATATACTTTTGTAGTGACAATTAATGATTTAGAcagttaaataatatttttcgtgGGTCGAATAATTTCACTCAGATCAGATATCAtacaacattttttttatagtatcaataacaaaaaaaattacatttttgtagtgaaaattaatatattagatataacaagtaatatttttcaatgaTCAAATTGAAGCTGATATTTGTTTTACAGAATTAACCTCACTTGagtttttgtataattttgtgCAGGACTATAGATTAATGTATATCTAAGATTTAACATACGACATCTACACAGGAAAATAATTGTTTGACTTCTTTTAAAAGTTGAACCTCTTATAGGAAAGAGGATATTTCACTATACCATATCGTGATGAATACATGTCTACTTTCGAGGATTCTAATTCCAACAGAAAGCTAAAGGTTCCTTGACTAATATAATTTTCCTCACACAAGTAAAATCAAACACATAGAAGGGGCCAACAAATTAGGACATGAAAAAAAATCTGGAATACCCATGCTCGAGGCGATGGGAAATACGAAATGAGCACCGAAGAGTTCAAGAAGTGGTTTAAGAAATTCGATAGCGATGGAGATGGCCGTATAACCGTGGAGGAGCTACAGAAGGTAATCGAAGCTAACGGTAGCTGGTTCTCAAGGTGGCTCAGTAAGTCGAAGCTAACGGTAGCTGGTTCTCAAGGTGGCTCAGTAAGTCGAAGGCGAAGCGTGGCATGAAGTTGGCCGACGAAAATTACAACAGAGTAATTGATAAAAACGAAATAACTAAACTTGTGGAGTTCGCTCGTAAGGAATTAGGCATTAATGTTGTTGCTTGGTAAATATCCAAACTAGCTATTTTGATTTGTCACCTCCTTTCTTTCAGTCCCTATATCTCATTAATCTGTATAATGAAGTATTCTATGCAATCTCAGCATATTCAACACAACCACAAGAGTACTCTTTGCACTTTGCACGAAGAAACATTACCAATCAAATTGTATTTGTATTGAAATTTTACGACATATAGTATGCAACCACTTTTAAGTCAATGCTCTACGATTTACAAAATCATGTTTACGGAATTTTACATCTTCCCATGTAAATTTACATAAAGAAATATGGGATCTATAGGCAATGTAGAGGTAAAAATATCTATAACTTGGTATTGTATAGCTTTGAACATTCCATTCAACACTGATTGAAACTGGATGACTTAAGTATCTGCAAGGATGATATTCGAATTAGTCGTTCACTAAAAGCCCCTCGGTTCTTTTCTTAGACTACACACAACGTTTTATCAGATTTCACAGAAACGGGGAGACATATAATTGTCATGATGGAGTTTGAAGTTACCTGAAACAGTTCCAGTCATTAAACATGTTGCCTTAGTTGCTTGCCTCCATTTCAAGTTGCTCGATGTTAAATGTCAACGGCTGGAGGGGGAAGTTTCCAGTAATTCCAGGAATTAAAATCTTCCTGTAACGAGATTGAAGGATTGAAATCTTGCTCATGTACAGGAGAAAGACGAAGTTTCAACTTTAGTAGAAAATCGAAGAGATAAAGGCTTGCACACCCATAAGTTGATGTGATTATTG is a window encoding:
- the LOC142551539 gene encoding protein TIC 22, chloroplastic isoform X1; protein product: MESSSTSNLATVGTPPNPLLSLSTFMHRIGSQFVSRLEDTKKLAAAALPQAFPLPPVSLPFASVSQRQGKQNSSSEATLNSNHVARRLSGTSVYTVSNTNNEFVLISDAEGVKSIGLLCFRREDAESFLAQVRSRKGAVRGGAKVVPITLDQVYLLKVEGIAFRFLPDPVQIKNAMELRAADTKSGFDGVPVFQSDLLVMKKNNRRYCPIYFQKEDLEKALSTVSRVSRGSSVSRHIVVGSLEDVLKKMEINEKNAGWEDLIFIPPGKSHSQHIQEQTKV
- the LOC142551539 gene encoding protein TIC 22, chloroplastic isoform X2; translation: MESSSTSNLATVGTPPNPLLSLSTFMHRIGSQFVSRLEDTKKLAAAALPQAFPLPPVSLPFASVSQRQGKQNSSSEATLNSNHVARRLSGTSVYTVSNTNNEFVLISDAEGVKSIGLLCFRREDAESFLAQVRSRKGAVRGGAKVVPITLDQVYLLKVEGIAFRFLPDPVQIKNAMELRAADTKSGFDGVPVFQSDLLVMKKNNRRYCPIYFQKEDLEKALSTVSRVSRGSSVSRHIVGSLEDVLKKMEINEKNAGWEDLIFIPPGKSHSQHIQEQTKV